The following are from one region of the Anaeropeptidivorans aminofermentans genome:
- a CDS encoding UxaA family hydrolase produces MKAFIVLDPKDNVATALLDMEEGFEINDPYIEEKIICRQRIPMGHKFAVKDIKKGETAFKYGASIGVMSADVCVGEHVHVHNLLSRRGKEKAGE; encoded by the coding sequence ATGAAAGCATTTATAGTTTTGGACCCTAAGGACAATGTGGCTACGGCCCTTTTAGATATGGAAGAAGGCTTTGAGATAAACGACCCTTATATTGAAGAAAAGATTATTTGCCGGCAAAGAATCCCCATGGGCCATAAATTTGCGGTAAAAGACATTAAAAAGGGAGAAACTGCTTTTAAGTATGGAGCCTCTATCGGGGTTATGTCGGCGGATGTTTGTGTGGGAGAGCATGTTCATGTGCATAATCTTCTGAGCCGCCGGGGAAAAGAAAAGGCAGGTGAATAA